In Fusarium falciforme chromosome 9, complete sequence, the following are encoded in one genomic region:
- a CDS encoding Fe2OG dioxygenase domain-containing protein, with product MTTYLHIRFVSTLSRRIRTSAHPLLSTTAHMKFPLKDRTPFQIASQRMSTNAANIPVIDISAPDVDQKDVARQLVDAAEEHGFIYIRNLGRDISAAEIDGAFELTQKTFECPIEEKQRCTIQTNNRGWSGMHSETLDPKNQKIGDFKEAFNFGEFVNGKAQQPLPSDLVPHEPQISAFADSCHNLCQKLLYLLGLGLGVDDFFSSAHNTAKGASSSILRFLRYPPPDSTAHSASDVRAGAHSDYGSITLLFRLRGQAGLELLTKDDVWAPVPVCPPGTEDDPSPPVLINIGDLLSYWTNGLFRSTLHRVVFPTEGTVGVAGETSAGPRYSIAYFCHPVGTAPLEPVPSERVKDFVPSDGGAPSVNPYATSKVMTADEHLFMRLKESYGDLYDKKS from the exons ATGACGACCTACCTTCACATCCGTTTCGTTTCCACACTATCAAGACGCATCAGGACCTCGGCACATCCACTCCTCTCAACAACAGCGCACATGAAGTTCCCTTTGAAAGATAGAACGCCGTTTCAAATAGCATCTCAAAGAATGTCAACCAACGCCGCCAATATTCCCGTCATTGACATCTCTGCGCCCGATGTGGACCAAAAAGACGTCGCTCGGCAGCTGGTTGATGCCGCCGAGGAACATGGCTTTATCTACATTCGTAACCTAGGTCGCGATATTTCCGCAGCCGAAATCGATGGAGCGTTTGAACTC ACCCAAAAGACCTTTGAGTGTCCTATCGAAGAGAAGCAGAGATGCACCATTCAAACCAACAACCGCGGCTGGTCAGGCATGCACTCCGAGACACTGGATCCTAAGAACCAGAAG ATTGGCGACTTCAAAGA AGCCTTCAACTTTGGAGAGTTCGTCAATGGCAAGGCCCAGCAGCCACTCCCATCTGACTTGGTACCCCATGAGCCTCAGATCAGTGCTTTTGCGGATTCTTGTCATAATCTGTGCCAGAAACTCCTTTACCTACTTGGTCTAGGCCTCGGT GTCGACGACTTCTTTTCCTCGGCGCACAACACAGCCAAAGGAGCATCCAGCTCCATCCTCCGCTTCCTCCGCTACCCACCCCCAGACTCAACCGCCCACTCCGCCTCGGACGTCCGCGCCGGCGCCCACTCTGACTACGGCTCCATCACCCTGCTCTTCCGCCTCCGCGGACAGGCGGGTCTAGAGCTCCTGACCAAAGATGACGTCTGGGCGCCCGTCCCCGTCTGCCCGCCGGGGACCGAGGACGACCCGAGCCCGCCGGTGCTGATCAACATCGGCGACCTGCTGTCTTACTGGACCAACGGGCTGTTCCGGAGTACGCTCCACAGGGTCGTCTTTCCCACCGAGGGAACCGTTGGGGTTGCAGGGGAGACGAGCGCGGGGCCGAGATATTCCATTGCCTACTTCTGCCACCCTGTCGGGACGGCACCTCTTGAGCCGGTTCCTAGCGAGCGCGTGAAGGATTTCGTGCCGTCAGACGGAGGAGCACCGAGTGTGAATCCGTATGCCACGAGCAAGGTCATGACTGCGGATGAGCACCTGTTCATGCGACTCAAGGAAAGCTACGGTGACCTTTACGACAAGAAGTCATAG
- a CDS encoding DNA-LIGASE-A3 domain-containing protein — MPLPFALVCDLLEESHELSVAKKNNSSAVAKWFARHRSWINAHDTSVAALLSTLLPEKRTDRVYCIQTATLEKIIGRAFFLGSSRIAELSHYRQSGQGIDLADCVSRILNATPSPGYSKDNLVTVEEIDEILHSLAARVKWSSPSIRTSQASLTQGNRGDLEWLYRRLSSVEAKWFTRLVLKNYQPLVLDPHLIYRLCDPILPCVLKIQDDFSTAINSVQAIRGRLLPNAARKTPREQILSSVKPQLGIKVGRQPWVKGRSIKHCLNMGHGRMSVEDKIDGEFCQIHIDLSKGENCIQIFSKSGKDSTEDREALHGTILESLQIGRPGAKVTKACILEGELVAYDDSLQKILPFHKIRKHVSRRGRFLNTEQDSLPGPQEHLMMVYYDVLLLEDQSLINLRHSERFKILSSLITYRKGWSELVQRQVIDFGHNLGASSLRKAFALTILARKEGLVLKPDEPYFDFADQRRKFSSCCIKLKKEYIGNFGDVGDFAVVGARYDPAKAMTYRIPGLKWTHFYLGCLDNREAVKQWNAKPEFTIVNVVELNETILRDVVTYANPQPVAAEENDQLTLKLAPGVEQGLPLTFVFTKPLVFDLRCFSFDKVGNTGFWSLRFPSVTKVHFDRDFTATISFEQLQAMAKDATTAGELEDSQENLQWIAKLEGADPRGIAVDAVSQLTVTTMPTPSPRKSTQNTTSSCSPTSPRVTKFPFLQTGPSRVRSGPPLRLPEVPPATPPASSAQAASASSPAEGPARNKRFSPTSMPAPPPKRQKSVTEIVQASTSSNNGSTLQPRKPLTNINGNSHCAISSFSSANQSRLGKEAPEVIDLTLSPGKPAITKKLPVLQTAQCSPPADGVTAATMPDKPEKQDKELTLPVAKLPDDADTARDTCRFAGTKCHMAGTRILISPGLFDNCKEAKALFDDHGIYGTVMNFDAWLESEKACENHQTPVKTYLLVDSGRHDETKVLLKKIEEIRGAISDRTRIWIDVHDWRMLKYVTIKEDDNVTPKYYDGWHDPWRRWYIGIV, encoded by the exons ATGCCGCTTCCATTCGCTTTGGTTTGCGACCTGCTTGAAGAGTCCCACGAATTATCGGttgccaagaagaacaatTCGAGTGCCGTAGCAAAATGGTTTGCACGACACCGAAGCTGGATCAACGCACACGATACAAGTGTTGCGGCTTTGTTGTCTACCCTGCTCCCTGAAAAGAGAACAGACAGAGTTTACTGCATACAAACTGCTACCCTCGAAAAGATCATCGGCCGCGCGTTCTTCCTTGGGTCCTCTCGTATTGCTGAACTGTCCCACTACCGTCAGTCGGGTCAAGGCATTGACCTGGCTGATTGCGTCTCGCGTATTCTGAATGCAACG CCAAGTCCGGGTTACAGCAAGGACAACCTTGTCACAGTCGAGGAGATCGACGAAATCCTCCATTCTCTAGCAGCCAGGGTGAAATGGAGCTCTCCATCGATCCGCACCTCACAGGCTAGCCTCACCCAAGGCAATAGGGGCGATCTCGAATGGCTGTATCGCCGACTGAGCTCAGTAGAAGCCAAGTGGTTTACCAGGCTGGTACTCAAAAACTACCAACCACTGGTCCTAGATCCCCATCTCATTTATCGACTATGTGACCCGATTCTTCCTTGCGTTTTGAAGATTCAAGATGACTTTTCCACGGCAATCAATTCCGTTCAGGCCATCCGAGGACGATTGTTGCCAAATGCCGCCCGCAAGACTCCGCGGGAACAAATTCTGAGCTCTGTGAAGCCTCAACTAGGTATCAAAGTTGGACGACAGCCCTGGGTGAAAGGGCGCAGTATCAAGCACTGTCTTAACATGGGCCATGGACGAATGAGCGTGGAGGACAAGATTGATGGGGAATTCTGTCAAATTCACATCGATCTGAGCAAGGGGGAGAATTGCATCCAGATCTTCTCCAAGAGTGGCAAAGACAGCACTGAGGATAGAGAGGCGCTTCATGG GACTATATTAGAATCACTTCAGATCGGGAGACCTGGTGCAAAGGTCACCAAAGCATGCATTTTGGAAGGGGAGTTGGTTGCATACGATGATTCG CTACAGAAAATACTGCCATTTCATAAAATTCGGAAGCATGTGTCAAGAAGAGGGCGCTTTTTAAACACGGAGCAGGACTCTTT ACCTGGACCACAGGAACACTTAATGATGGTATATTACGATGTACTGTTGTTGGAGGACCAATCACTCATCAACCTCCGACATTCAGAGAGATTCAAGATTCTCTCAAGCCTTATTACATATCGCAAAGGCTGGTCTGAACTCGTTCAGCGTCAAGTCATTGACTTTGGTCATAACCTGGGCGCCTCAAGTCTGCGTAAAGCCTTTGCCCTCACGATTTTGGCTCGAAAGGAAGGTCTGGTCCTGAAGCCAGATGAACCCTATTTCGATTTTGCAGACCAGCGTCGGAAGTTTTCGAGCTGCTGCATTAAGCTCAAGAAGGAATACATCGGGAACTTCGGCGACGTCGGTGATTTCGCTGTTGTCGGTGCTCGGTATGATCCAGCCAAGGCAATGACTTATCGGATTCCCGGCTTGAAGTGGACTCACTTCTATCTCGGTTGCCTCGACAATAGAGAGGCAGTCAAGCAGTGGAACGCAAAGCCCGAGTTTACCATTGTCAATGTCGTGGAGTTGAATGAGACAATCTTGAGAGATGTTGTCACGTACGCCAACCCCCAACCTGTGGCTGCCGAAGAGAATGACCAACTCACTCTCAAGCTGGCTCCTGGGGTAGAGCAAGGCCTGCCTCTGACGTTTGTCTTCACAAAGCCTTTGGTGTTTGATTTGAGGTGTTTCAGCTTTGACAAGGTGGGAAACACAGGCTTTTGGAGCCTGCGCTTCCCTTCAGTCACAAAGGTTCACTTTGATCGGGATTTTACCGCCACGATCTCCTTCGAGCAGTTACAGGCAATGGCAAAGGATGCAACCACGGCTGGTGAGCTAGAGGACAGCCAAGAGAACCTCCAGTGGATCGCAAAGCTGGAGGGGGCTGATCCGCGTGGCATCGCTGTTGACGCTGTAAGCCAACTCACTGTAACAACAATGCCAACGCCATCGCCGCGAAAGTCGACGCAAAACACAACATCTTCATGTTCTCCGACTTCTCCACGGGTCACGAAATTTCCTTTCTTACAAACGGGGCCATCCCGTGTAAGATCCGGACCACCACTTCGTCTGCCTGAGGTGCCACCTGCTACACCTCCTGCATCGTCTGCACAAGCTGCATCAGCTTCATCGCCAGCAGAAGGACCTGCAAGAAACAAGCGTTTCTCGCCCACTTCCATGCCTGCACCCCCACCCAAACGCCAAAAGTCAGTGACCGAGATTGTGCAAGCAAGCACATCCTCAAACAACGGCAGCACCTTACAGCCTCGCAAACCTCTTACAAATATAAATGGCAACTCTCATTGCGCCatttcttccttctcttctgcaAATCAAAGCAGGCTTGGAAAAGAAGCACCCGAGGTCATCGACCTCACGTTGTCTCCAGGGAAGCCCGCCATCACGAAGAAGCTTCCTGTCTTGCAGACTGCTCAGTGCTCACCGCCGGCAGATGGTGTAACGGCTGCAACAATGCCCGATAAACCCGAGAAGCAAGACAAAGAGCTCACTCTCCCAGTGGCAAAGCTGCCAGATGATGCCGACACCGCCAGAGACACATGTCGCTTTGCTGGCACCAAGTGTCATATGGCAGGGACACGGATTCTAATATCACCAGGGCTTTTTGACAACTGTAAAGAAGCCAAGGCCCTGTTCGATGATCATGGGATCTATGGCACTGTCATGAATTTCGATGCATGGCTCGAATCAGAGAAAGCATGTGAGAATCATCAGACCCCGGTAAAGACTTATTTGTTGGTCGACAGTGGACGTCACGATGAGACCAAGGTCCTGCTTAAAAAGATCGAGGAGATACGAGGGGCCATTTCCGATCGCACCCGCATATGGATCGACGTCCATGACTGGCGCATGCTGAAATATGTTACGATCAAGGAAGATGACAATGTCACGCCAAAGTATTATGACGGGTGGCATGATCCGTGGAGGCGGTGGTACATCGGGATTGTTTGA